From a single Hypomesus transpacificus isolate Combined female chromosome 14, fHypTra1, whole genome shotgun sequence genomic region:
- the pdf gene encoding LOW QUALITY PROTEIN: peptide deformylase, mitochondrial (The sequence of the model RefSeq protein was modified relative to this genomic sequence to represent the inferred CDS: deleted 1 base in 1 codon), with translation MNRALCSGLRLSRVGRLCTTSPPLSGGYFHWTCATVPTPPSPPSRSYSSNIKVRSYLQYIKHKLKPPPSPPYPHVCQVGDPVLRSHAAPVDPSAVLGSEVQEVIGAMVKVMRKLQCMGMSAPQVGVPLRILALEFPESMLKDVSPAAREARGVAVFPLRVFINPQLRVLDRRTVLFQEACESISGFSARVPRYLGVEVSGLNEKAEPVTWQVSGWPARILQHEMDHLDGVLYIDHMDTKTFINIKWEEHNE, from the exons ATGAACAGAGCCCTGTGTTCCGGCCTTCGTCTGTCCAGGGTCGGCAGACTATGCACGACCAGCCCTCCCCTCAGCGGTGGTTACTTCCACTGGACATGCGCCACTGtccccaca cccccctcacccccctcacgcTCATACTCCTCCAACATCAAGGTGCGCTCCTACCTCCAGTATATCAAACACAAGCTCAAGCCCCCGCCTAGCCCACCCTACCCCCACGTGTGCCAGGTGGGCGACCCCGTGCTGCGATCCCACGCCGCCCCCGTGGACCCGTCGGCGGTGCTGGGGTCGGAGGTGCAGGAAGTGATCGGCGCCATGGTAAAGGTGATGAGGAAGCTGCAGTGCATGGGGATGAGCGCGCCCCAGGTGGGCGTGCCACTGCGGATCCTCGCCCTCGAGTTCCCAGAGAGCATGTTGAAGGACGTGTCGCCAGCGGCGAGGGAGGCGAGGGGCGTGGCAGTGTTCCCGCTGAGGGTCTTCATCAACCCCCAGCTTCGGGTTCTGGATCGACGCACGGTTCTGTTCCAGGAGGCCTGTGAGAGCATCTCGGGGTTCTCCGCCAGGGTTCCACGCTATCTGGGAGTGGAGGTCTCGG gGCTTAATGAGAAGGCAGAGCCAGTTACATGGCAGGTAAGTGGCTGGCCAGCCAGGATCCTCCAGCATGAGATGGACCATCTCGACGGGGTTCTCTACATTGACCACATGGACACCAAGACCTTCATCAACATCAAGTGGGAGGAGCACAATGAGTAG
- the si:dkey-238o13.4 gene encoding uncharacterized protein si:dkey-238o13.4 yields the protein MSNADRLVLVLGGAGTVGSGIVKGLLDKGFKVAVISRDNNRLEKLKGFISPSTKDNLTTVVGDVGSEDGAEEVKKVLLKSVGKVTDIVSSLGFSWWQGGPPHTQSQKELHWVMETLLFSTFVSWKAFFPLVRDDPNCTYTFITGGAGEKLLMPGTGFLTVGAASTLAFCQVLREEYPEVPCKLNQVKINTGVAPPERMAPGFLSHLDLGEALASLVERGHTSHSVFTLNGPADLKNLLIEGNL from the exons ATGTCAAACGCAGACCGATTAGTTCTGGTTCTCGGAGGAGCAGGGACAGTGGGTTCTGGAATAGTTAAAGGACTGCTTGACAAAG gtttcaAGGTGGCCGTCATCTCCAGAGACAACAACAGACTTGAGAAGCTCAAAGGCTTCATCTCGCCCTCCACAAAGGACAATCTCACCACCGTTGTGGGGGATGTTG GTTCAGAGGACGGGGCCGAGGAGGTGAAGAAGGTCTTGTTGAAGTCTGTGGGGAAggtgacggacatcgtctcctctcTGGGGTTCAGCTGGTGGCAGGGCGGGCCGCCGCACACCCAGTCTCAGAAAGAGCTCCACTGG GTGATGGAAACCTTGCTGTTCAGCACCTTTGTGTCATGGAAAGCCTTCTTCCCCCTAGTAAGGGATGATCCCAACTGCACCTACACCTTCATCACAG GTGGCGCTGGAGAGAAACTGCTGATGCCAGGGACTGGCTTCCTGACGGTGGGTGCGGCCAGCACTCTGGCCTTCTGCCAGGTGCTACGGGAGGAGTACCCTGAGGTGCCCTGCAAACTCAACCAG GTTAAGATCAACACAGGAGTGGCCCCCCCAGAACGCATGGCCCCTGGCTTCCTCAGTCACCTGGACCTGGGAGAAGCCCTGGCCAGTCTGGTGGAGAGAGGCCACACCTCGCACTCTGTCTTCACCCTCAATGGCCCAGCGGACTTAAAAAACCTCCTCATAGAGGGAAACCTTTAG
- the spata2l gene encoding spermatogenesis associated 2-like yields MSGLDRKATELVEMYRTSLEHRIEQGDWNLVCKDEKLSQQVEKLLRDDRAQDVHAFPGVDPLRVMEASLFRGGPNPSRAGVAGGLDGLAKAFEVLELAALNLYLCPWRKEYRVVKMFSGMFTHYIKPSLSEAQMLELFGLLGYQASKARNSEELCLSLPTRPLDTLLFLACAFFTARCECRILLTAYGKHTGTRGVCGAGAGTRAEAGAEAGAEAGAQAGAAEWQLSLVQERLKGHSLEVALDNTKRKLDIPVLKDDFLDSSATGRDLDLYTAEGLNPSQGDMGLGRDALHSPSWASVSTGTSLPAVRDSNGVSTPREPVCTSTLTYHLTKSPSSLTSSAKPRENSNEPNRGDTFPPSLSSHVSPPSQPHDTQVQHSPELVDRSAGSLGGHPAPQPIPFHECCDPAGLQHPQLVCKSCSVFHVNACKNVEFCKDHHEIYNLGLCSNGCAQPPCNLCRYCYAQYCKRCWYQKPLYCDCGQLFDQSSSV; encoded by the exons ATGAGCGGCCTTGACAGAAAAGCCACAGAATTGGTGGAGATGTACAGGACCAGCCTAGAGCATCGTATTGAGCAGGGGGATTGGAACCTGGTTTGTAAAGATGAGAAGCTGTCCCAGCAGGTGGAGAAACTTCTGCGGGATGACCGTGCCCAGGACGTGCATGCGTTCCCTGGGGTGGACCCCCTGCGGGTGATGGAGGCGTCACTCTTTAGGGGAGGTCCTAACCCCAGCAGAGCAGGGGTGGCAGGTGGACTAGATGGTTTGGCGAAGGCTTTTGAAGTATTGGAACTAGCGGCTTTGAACCTGTACCTGTGTCCCTGGAGAAAGGAATACCGAGTGGTTAAG ATGTTCTCAGGCATGTTCACCCACTACATCAAGCCCTCACTGTCCGAAGCACAGATGCTGGAGCTGTTTGGCTTGCTGGGATACCAAGCCAGCAAAGCCAGGAACAGTGAGGAACTCTGCCTCAGTCTGCCAACACGCCCTCTGGACACTCTCCTCTTCCTTGCCTGTGCCTTTTTCACTGCCCGCTGTGAATGTCGCATCCTGCTGACAGCCTACGGCAAACACACAGGGACCAGGGGAGTGtgtggagctggggctgggactcgggctgaggctggggctgaggctggggctgaggctggggctcagGCTGGGGCTGCAGAGTGGCAGCTCAGCCTGGTGCAGGAGAGACTGAAAGGACACAGCCTCGAGGTAGCCCTGGACAACACCAAGAGGAAGTTGGACATTCCAGTCCTGAAGGACGACTTCTTGGATTCTTCTGCCACGGGGCGGGATCTGGATCTGTACACGGCTGAGGGACTGAACCCCAGCCAGGGAGACATGGGGCTGGGCAGGGACGCTCTGCATTCACCCTCATGGGCGAGTGTCAGTACTGGCACATCACTGCCAGCCGTGAGAGACAGCAATGGAGTCTCCACACCCAGGGAGCCTGTGTGCACCTCAACACTGACCTACCACCTGACAAAGAGCCCCTCTTCATTGACCTCCAGCGCCAAGCCAAGGGAGAACTCAAACGAGCCCAATAGAGGGGACACCTTTCCTCCCAGCCTGTCCTCTCATGTGTCTCCACCTTCACAGCCCCACGACACTCAAGTGCAGCACTCCCCAGAGCTTGTCGACCGCTCTGCAGGGTCCCTGGGAGGACACCCCGCCCCTCAGCCCATCCCCTTCCACGAGTGCTGCGATCCGGCCGGTTTGCAGCACCCACAGCTCGTCTGTAAGAGTTGCTCGGTCTTCCATGTCAATGCCTGCAAAAATGTGGAGTTCTGCAAGGATCACCATGAAATCTACAATCTGGGGCTCTGTTCCAATGGATGCGCTCAGCCTCCATGTAATCTGTGCAGATACTGCTATGCCCAGTACTGTAAGAGATGCTGGTACCAAAAACCTCTTTACTGTGACTGTGGCCAACTTTTTGACCAGTCGTCCTCAGTTTAG